The following proteins come from a genomic window of Montipora foliosa isolate CH-2021 chromosome 2, ASM3666993v2, whole genome shotgun sequence:
- the LOC137992461 gene encoding histone H1-delta-like, whose product MSDPAPAAKSPKKKVAPKPKKPADHPPYLDMIKAAISALKERGGSSRQAIEKYIKSNYKVGEVGSHLKMALKRGAASGKLLHTKGVGASGSFKLSKVEKKEKKPKKPAAKKPVAKAKKPAAKKPAAKKAKKSPKKPAAKKPAAKKAAAKKPAAKKAAAKKPAAKKAAAKKPAAKKVAKKPVKKPAAKKPAAKKSSKK is encoded by the coding sequence ATGTCTGATCCAGCACCAGCAGCAAAGTCCCCCAAAAAGAAGGTGGCTCCTAAGCCAAAAAAACCTGCTGATCATCCACCATACTTGGATATGATCAAGGCTGCCATTTCAGCTCTGAAAGAGCGAGGTGGTTCTTCGCGCCAAGCCATCGAGAAATACATCAAGAGCAACTACAAGGTTGGAGAAGTCGGCTCACACCTTAAGATGGCTTTGAAGAGAGGTGCTGCTAGCGGGAAGCTTCTGCACACAAAAGGTGTTGGCGCCTCGGGCTCGTTCAAGTTGTCCAAGGtagagaagaaggagaagaaaccAAAGAAGCCAGCTGCAAAGAAACCAGTCGCCAAAGCCAAGAAGCCTGCCGCAAAGAAGCCCGCCgcgaagaaagcaaagaaatctcCGAAAAAACCCGCCGCTAAAAAGCCTGCAGCGAAGAAAGCCGCAGCTAAAAAGCCAGCAGCCAAGAAAGCTGCAGCCAAGAAGCCTGCTGCCAAGAAAGCCGCAGCCAAGAAGCCTGCTGCAAAGAAAGTGGCCAAGAAACCAGTGAAGAAACCCGCGGCTAAGAAGCCTGCCGCTAAAAAGTCATCTAAGAAGTGA